In Rutidosis leptorrhynchoides isolate AG116_Rl617_1_P2 chromosome 2, CSIRO_AGI_Rlap_v1, whole genome shotgun sequence, one genomic interval encodes:
- the LOC139891799 gene encoding polyadenylate-binding protein-interacting protein 11 isoform X3, whose protein sequence is MAVVENGVSNNQVESNDDVDHSDSSISVSMENGNGNLGNGNDHVDEGFQKEMRELEIMFPKLNPMAQEFVPPSLSSSNNNHSGRILLQSPSAAAVAAQFGYAAAVNDFLLQTNHPAFANVKVLFHRPKKGSFGNGKRRMNSRTNMAQREDAIKRTVHVSDIDQQVTEEQLAALFISCGQVVDCRVCGDPNSVLRFAFIEFTDEEGARNALSLAGTMLGFYPVKVLPSKTAIAPVNPTFLPRSEDEREMCARTIYCTNIDKKVTQADVKLFFESLCGEVYRLRLLGDYHHSSRIAFVEFVMAESAIAALNCSGAVLGSLPIRVSPSKTPVRPRSPRPTIH, encoded by the exons ATGGCTGTTGTTGAGAACGGTGTATCCAATAATCAGGTTGAATCGAACGACGACGTTGATCATTCGGATTCCTCCATCTCGGTTTCTATGGAAAATGGAAATGGTAATTTAGGTAATGGAAATGATCATGTGGATGAAGGATTTCAGAAAGAAATGAGGGAATTGGAGATTATGTTTCCCAAATTGAACCCTATGGCTCAAGAATTTGTGCCTCCTTCATTATCATCAtcgaataataatcata gtggtaggatTTTATTACAATCACCATCTGCTGCTGCTGTTGCCGCTCAGTTTGGTTATGCTGCTGCTGTTAATGATTTCTTACTTCAAACTAACCACCCGGCATTCGCTAACGTTAAAGTTTTGTTTCATAGGCCG AAGAAGGGTAGTTTTGGTAATGGAAAACGGAGAATGAATAGCCGAACTAACATGGCACAACGAGAAGATGCGATTAAGAGAACAGTTCATGTGTCTGACATTGATCAGCAG GTAACTGAAGAACAGCTTGCAGCACTTTTTATTAGTTGTGGACAG GTTGTTGATTGCCGTGTATGTGGCGACCCTAATTCTGTTCTTCGTTTTGCTTTTATCGAGTTTACTGATGAAG AAGGTGCAAGGAATGCATTAAGTCTTGCTGGAACAATGCTCGGGTTCTATCCTGTTAAGGTGCTGCCTTCAAAAACCGCAATTGCGCCAGTGAATCCCACTTTTCTGCCGCGA TCTGAGGATGAAAGGGAAATGTGTGCACGAACTATTTATTGTACTAATATTGATAAGAAG GTTACACAGGCAGATGTCAAACTCTTCTTTGAATCACTTTGTGGAGAGGTTTACCGCCTGAGGTTGCTCGGGGACTATCATCATTCGTCTCGCATTGCATTTGTGGAGTTTGTTATG GCTGAGAGTGCTATTGCAGCTTTGAACTGTAGTGGTGCGGTGTTGGGATCTTTACCAATAAG
- the LOC139891799 gene encoding polyadenylate-binding protein-interacting protein 11 isoform X1, translated as MANGENFDAVHYFNKKGSFGNGKRRMNSRTNMAQREDAIKRTVHVSDIDQQVTEEQLAALFISCGQVVDCRVCGDPNSVLRFAFIEFTDEEGARNALSLAGTMLGFYPVKVLPSKTAIAPVNPTFLPRSEDEREMCARTIYCTNIDKKVTQADVKLFFESLCGEVYRLRLLGDYHHSSRIAFVEFVMAESAIAALNCSGAVLGSLPIRVSPSKTPVRPRSPRPTIH; from the exons ATGGCAAATGGTGAAAATTTTGATGCAGTACATTATTTCAAT AAGAAGGGTAGTTTTGGTAATGGAAAACGGAGAATGAATAGCCGAACTAACATGGCACAACGAGAAGATGCGATTAAGAGAACAGTTCATGTGTCTGACATTGATCAGCAG GTAACTGAAGAACAGCTTGCAGCACTTTTTATTAGTTGTGGACAG GTTGTTGATTGCCGTGTATGTGGCGACCCTAATTCTGTTCTTCGTTTTGCTTTTATCGAGTTTACTGATGAAG AAGGTGCAAGGAATGCATTAAGTCTTGCTGGAACAATGCTCGGGTTCTATCCTGTTAAGGTGCTGCCTTCAAAAACCGCAATTGCGCCAGTGAATCCCACTTTTCTGCCGCGA TCTGAGGATGAAAGGGAAATGTGTGCACGAACTATTTATTGTACTAATATTGATAAGAAG GTTACACAGGCAGATGTCAAACTCTTCTTTGAATCACTTTGTGGAGAGGTTTACCGCCTGAGGTTGCTCGGGGACTATCATCATTCGTCTCGCATTGCATTTGTGGAGTTTGTTATG GCTGAGAGTGCTATTGCAGCTTTGAACTGTAGTGGTGCGGTGTTGGGATCTTTACCAATAAG
- the LOC139891799 gene encoding polyadenylate-binding protein-interacting protein 11 isoform X2 produces the protein MNSRTNMAQREDAIKRTVHVSDIDQQVTEEQLAALFISCGQVVDCRVCGDPNSVLRFAFIEFTDEEGARNALSLAGTMLGFYPVKVLPSKTAIAPVNPTFLPRSEDEREMCARTIYCTNIDKKVTQADVKLFFESLCGEVYRLRLLGDYHHSSRIAFVEFVMAESAIAALNCSGAVLGSLPIRVSPSKTPVRPRSPRPTIH, from the exons ATGAATAGCCGAACTAACATGGCACAACGAGAAGATGCGATTAAGAGAACAGTTCATGTGTCTGACATTGATCAGCAG GTAACTGAAGAACAGCTTGCAGCACTTTTTATTAGTTGTGGACAG GTTGTTGATTGCCGTGTATGTGGCGACCCTAATTCTGTTCTTCGTTTTGCTTTTATCGAGTTTACTGATGAAG AAGGTGCAAGGAATGCATTAAGTCTTGCTGGAACAATGCTCGGGTTCTATCCTGTTAAGGTGCTGCCTTCAAAAACCGCAATTGCGCCAGTGAATCCCACTTTTCTGCCGCGA TCTGAGGATGAAAGGGAAATGTGTGCACGAACTATTTATTGTACTAATATTGATAAGAAG GTTACACAGGCAGATGTCAAACTCTTCTTTGAATCACTTTGTGGAGAGGTTTACCGCCTGAGGTTGCTCGGGGACTATCATCATTCGTCTCGCATTGCATTTGTGGAGTTTGTTATG GCTGAGAGTGCTATTGCAGCTTTGAACTGTAGTGGTGCGGTGTTGGGATCTTTACCAATAAG